A window of Hordeum vulgare subsp. vulgare chromosome 5H, MorexV3_pseudomolecules_assembly, whole genome shotgun sequence genomic DNA:
TCTGTCGTGTTTTTCACAGATTGTGGTTATAGTTGCTTTGTGTGcttatgttttgaattcttgttgagcccATTGACTTGAGAGCCATAGAAATGTGATAGCATACGTGATGATATTTTATGTTATATGAACTAACCTCTCTAATAAAAGttctttcaagttttgtgtggatgaagtgttcgaagatcgaggaggtattgatatgagaagaataaggagaggaaagatctcaagcatggggattcccaatgcacccaagtaattattcaaggagactcaagcgtctaagcttggggataccccggaaggCACCCCATCTTTCTTCTTAAACAATTGGTATGttttggtttttgttttgttcacatgatatgcataaATTCATGAAGCgtcgtgtgccttttattttccttttatcaaTGCACTATGCTGCTTTGGGAAAATCCATGGTTGATTTACAGAATGCTCTCTgcacttaacttatatcttttgagaatgactttatagaatgctttatgtgcttcatttatatcatttgaagttgcatgcgtgtttctctacatatagaaaacgttATTTGTAgattgctcttttgcttcacttatatttattagagcatgtccACTTCTTTTGTAGAAAAAATTAaaatctcgtgcttcacttatacctatttagagagtcaacgggaactagtcatttacatggttactcataaaatcctacataaaacttgtcgatcactgaatatgatatttggattccctgcaatagttttgcgacattaagatggtaatatgtgggtgcactagttgatgattgtggattagtaagaatattgatgttaaggtttgtgattcccgaatcATACacgtatagtctctagttatgcaatgaagattggagcataatttatccttgattgaaatcctttgagcTGTTATAATCagagtcacgcgatggttaactcctcccaaccttctccctaggaGAATGCGAGTattactttgcttcgagagataAAATAAAACTTGcaataagtgttggggaacgttgcatgggaaacaaaaaatttcctacacacacgaagacctatcatggtgatgtccatctacgagtggagattagatctacgtacccttgtaaatcgcacagcgggaaacgttaagaaatgaggttgatgtagtggaacgtcttcacgtccctcgaactgtcccacgaaccgtccctcgatccgtcccacgatccgtctcgatctagcaccgaacggacggcacctccgcgctcagcacatgtacaactcgatgacgatcttggccttcttgttccagcaagagagacagagaagtagatgagttctccggcagcgtgacggcgcgccggtgttggtgatgaactattcctgcagggctccgcccgagctccacagaaatctaatctagaggaagaactacgatgtgtaggtttgagttgcacgtgacaaagttgtgtctcaaaagccctaaacctctagtatatataggaggaggggagagagagaccttggaagccttggcgcaccaaggagtcctccttgggtcagccgaagtgggagagagggaggagtccttctccaatcccacttggattatgactccttccttattttcccacctcttttggatattCCGCTTTTttctcatgggatttccttggatgactttgtcagcccattataccttattgtacatccaataaacccacgtggaccccttggggtgtggtgggcccacccagcgggcccccggaacccattcgtaactcccggtacactgccggcaatgcccgaaaactttccggaatccaaacaccaacttcctatatatcaatcttcatttccggaccattacggaaaccctcatgacgtctgtggtctcatccgggactccgaacaaccttcggtcaccaacacatataactcaactatactaaaacaccatcgaaccttaagtgtgcagaccctgcgggttcgagaactatgtagacatgacccgagacactcctcggtcaaattccaatagtgggacctagatgcccatattggatcctacatattctacgaagatcttatcggttcaacctctgtgccaaggattcatataatcccgtatacattaattccctttgtccttcggtatgttacttgcccaagatttgaccgccggtatccctatacctatttcaatctcgttaccggcaagtctctttactcgttccgtaatacaagatccacgTGACTCAcatttgagtcacattgcttgtaaggcttatatgtgatgttgtattaccgagtgggccctgagatacctctccgtcacacggagtaacaaatcctagtcttgatccatgctaactcaacagacacctttgaagatacctgtagagcacctttatagtcatccagttacgttgtggcgtttgatacacacaaggtattcctacggtgtcagtgagttacatgatctcatggtcataggaatgaatacttgacacgcagaaaacaatagcaataaaatgacatgatcacatgctacgttcatagtttgggccttgtccatcacacgcactacaagaaataaggtcaattatgactccctatattggtcactgattcgtcattgttgtcgtttattgaccttttttgaccaaatttacaacgtcaacagttggccgtcaagaatgaacaaagatgacctttctaaaattttggtcgtaggtctctatcgaccaaaattttggtttggtcattacccatttgtgtgagccacgtagaaTCTgacatggccaagctgacgtggcattgctagtgaccaaatggaatcataaTATTTTTTAGATCCATGTCCACcaatcactactaggaaaagggctatagatgatataaacactaatggcgcaccagacaagtagtgcgccactactatataatagtggcgcaccatgtgcaggtgtgccattagtgtgatggacactaatggcgcaccacacactcgatgCGCCACtacattttttttttgtaaaactaCTAAGggggcaccaccagctggtgcgccattagtaactagggttactaatgacgcatctgttggtggtgcgtcactactataattttttttgttgcaaaactactaatagcGCACcagagctggtgcgccattactataattttttttttacaaaactacAAATgatgcaccaccagctggtgcgccgaaAACGCTCCCCCAACTACGCGGCGCGCTCCACCCGAAAACTCGAAACGAGAACCGCCTGGAAGGCCCACGCCACGGGGAGGAACTCCAACTCCATGAGGGAGTTCCTGGAGAAGAACTACAAGGACACCTCCGGCAAGGAGACCATCAAGCTCACCATCCGAGCCCTTATAGAGGTATTTATGCTGCAATTGCTTCTTGTTAGTTTTATATCCAACAGAATAGACCTCAATGTTTCCAGGGAAGCCGCCGGATCGATCGATACGACCGCCGTCGTTCTCCTTCGGTCCGTTCCCTCCTCCGACCCTCCATAGCTCGCGCCTCGCGGATCTCAGGTACGGCGCAactcctctctctcccgctcCGCATCACACgccatgcccccccccccccccccccctaggtttTGCTCTGCTCCGCCTCTTGCCGGATACTCCGGTGCGCGCCAGG
This region includes:
- the LOC123398568 gene encoding uncharacterized protein LOC123398568, with product MHHQLVRRKRSPNYAARSTRKLETRTAWKAHATGRNSNSMREFLEKNYKDTSGKETIKLTIRALIETSMFPGKPPDRSIRPPSFSFGPFPPPTLHSSRLADLSFIICRLGFDTQCCQGIGEVSLTNPRICNWWQWPEN